One part of the Streptomyces ferrugineus genome encodes these proteins:
- a CDS encoding bifunctional glycosyltransferase/CDP-glycerol:glycerophosphate glycerophosphotransferase, translating into MPFQDVEGYLAECLESIARQSFRDFEVILVDDGSTDGSTRIAAEFCAADPRFRLVRQHAHGPGHARNHGLRAADPRAEFLAFVDGDDVIPEYAYELLIRTLRESDADFVSGNVQMMNSTKKWQSPLHKALMQKNRRGTHITRFEGLIYDRTVWNKLFRRSFWDHHRIRFPEGVMYEDSWVNMYAHFSAAKVDVITDVVYFWRRREGGAAPSITQRHTELSNLRDRVSAVQSVSRFLAGQGTRAYEDSKRKYDLACLKSDLMLHLKVLPDADDEYRESFMRWAKEFLDEADPTIIDELPAVDRIKWLLVRAGRPAELLEVVEFERRGGPMPVQRRFRRYLNYPYLGDREVGLDKKAYRLDKELSLHGSLTDANWSADSDLLTLSGTAYVRFINVHKKHMSVKAIALRNKKQGRMLVTPAKTTYAPQATEHSQQNRYCYDWAGFEARIDTTRLKRKGQWVEGTWDVAAGVLSRGLFRYRGISRGGAGNGANPPYRYVDKNTRVLPVFLQGKLKLRVEIVRCRITGHRIVGDQLELRGVHLGPKVPEWGKFRVTSMSGAGRHDARVYFTPGGEGWCTFAARIPLRVLVPGHRAGAEAGAEVPQSWNMGGNGWKTTFHVEGRKTPLYPVMAEETPDGHHRMPDSLQTPQGDREVVVHRNGSGYLVLFERATLPMATRVAWRPDGALEIHGRYLAADRLTAEEYRDAHLVVRSRAHGAERGVPLEWDGDEFRCVLLPAAMRTLAGDIPLAAGRWDFFLRRQDHSAVAREDRLEDLTVKIEQDLIPAFPQDYEENERRYELQAEAWDRLSLLVHSAMPDDARGPYRQKLLRTRGYPAARRRPVRPAVLFDAFKGTQYSDSPRALHEELVRRGVDIEHLWVVRDDQVQVPPTATPVRMWSPEWYEALATSRYVVANNHLPDWFQKRDGQVVVQTWHGTPLKKIGHDIEAIHFADKRYLERVDKEVRNWDMLVSPNSFSTPILKRAFGFPGEMVECGYPRNDVLRRPDMAHREQEIRRRIGLSEGKRVVLYAPTWRDDQFYAPGKYKLDFRIDLADARARLGADHVLLVRRHPNVVDPVPGAGDGFVFDVSDYPDMADLSLITDVMITDYSSLMFDYVNTGRPILFFTYDLDHYRDTLRGFYFDFEHSAPGPLVYTSQDLVTAIADIDRIQDTYAERYRRFQRDFCDLDDGYASARLADRMLVAGGDLAPEDAMAPPVGSADPRHSARSLTPIRWNAQHWFARPGADPLDALPAQPALDGRTTYEATAEDGTYGTYGTAAEGRTHQDVIA; encoded by the coding sequence GTGCCTTTTCAGGATGTGGAGGGCTATCTCGCCGAATGCCTGGAGTCGATAGCGCGCCAGTCGTTCCGTGACTTCGAGGTGATCCTCGTCGACGACGGCTCCACCGACGGCTCGACCCGGATCGCGGCCGAGTTCTGCGCCGCGGACCCGCGCTTCCGCCTGGTCCGCCAGCACGCGCACGGCCCGGGACACGCCCGCAACCACGGACTGCGGGCCGCCGACCCGAGAGCGGAGTTCCTCGCCTTCGTCGACGGCGACGACGTCATCCCCGAGTACGCCTACGAACTGCTGATCCGCACGCTGCGGGAGTCCGACGCGGACTTCGTCTCGGGCAACGTGCAGATGATGAACTCCACCAAGAAGTGGCAGTCCCCCCTGCACAAGGCGCTGATGCAGAAGAACCGGCGCGGTACCCACATCACCAGGTTCGAGGGGCTGATCTACGACCGCACGGTCTGGAACAAACTGTTCCGGCGCTCCTTCTGGGACCACCACCGCATCCGGTTCCCCGAGGGCGTCATGTACGAGGACTCCTGGGTCAACATGTACGCCCACTTCAGCGCCGCCAAGGTCGACGTCATCACCGACGTCGTCTACTTCTGGCGGCGCCGGGAGGGCGGGGCCGCGCCCTCGATCACCCAGCGCCACACCGAGCTGTCGAACCTGCGGGACCGGGTCTCCGCCGTGCAGTCGGTCAGCCGCTTCCTCGCCGGGCAGGGCACGCGCGCGTACGAGGACAGCAAGCGCAAGTACGACCTCGCCTGTCTGAAGTCCGACCTCATGCTGCACCTGAAGGTGCTGCCGGACGCCGACGACGAGTACCGCGAGTCCTTCATGCGGTGGGCCAAGGAGTTCCTCGACGAGGCCGACCCCACCATCATCGACGAACTGCCCGCCGTCGACCGGATCAAGTGGCTGCTGGTCCGTGCGGGGCGGCCGGCCGAACTCCTCGAGGTCGTCGAGTTCGAGCGCCGCGGCGGCCCGATGCCCGTCCAGCGCCGCTTCCGCCGCTATCTGAACTACCCCTACCTCGGTGACCGCGAGGTGGGCCTCGACAAGAAGGCGTACCGGCTCGACAAGGAACTCTCCCTGCACGGCTCGCTGACCGACGCGAACTGGAGCGCCGACTCCGACCTGCTGACCCTCAGCGGCACGGCGTACGTCCGCTTCATCAATGTGCACAAGAAGCACATGTCGGTGAAGGCGATCGCGCTGCGGAACAAGAAGCAGGGGCGGATGCTGGTCACTCCCGCGAAGACGACGTATGCGCCGCAGGCCACCGAGCACTCTCAACAGAATCGTTACTGCTATGACTGGGCCGGCTTCGAGGCCCGTATCGACACCACCCGCCTCAAGCGCAAGGGCCAGTGGGTCGAGGGCACCTGGGACGTGGCCGCCGGCGTCCTCAGCCGCGGGCTCTTCCGCTATCGCGGCATCTCCCGCGGCGGCGCGGGCAACGGCGCCAACCCGCCGTACCGGTACGTCGACAAGAACACCCGCGTCCTTCCGGTGTTCCTCCAGGGCAAGCTCAAACTGCGCGTGGAGATCGTGCGCTGCCGGATCACCGGGCACCGCATCGTCGGGGACCAGCTCGAACTGCGCGGTGTGCACCTCGGCCCGAAGGTGCCCGAGTGGGGCAAGTTCCGGGTCACCAGCATGAGCGGCGCCGGACGGCACGACGCCCGGGTGTACTTCACCCCCGGCGGCGAGGGCTGGTGCACGTTCGCGGCCCGCATCCCGCTGCGTGTCCTGGTGCCGGGCCACCGCGCCGGCGCCGAGGCGGGCGCGGAGGTCCCGCAGTCCTGGAACATGGGCGGCAACGGCTGGAAGACCACCTTCCACGTGGAGGGCCGCAAGACGCCCCTCTACCCGGTCATGGCGGAGGAGACCCCGGACGGGCACCACCGCATGCCCGACTCCCTCCAGACCCCTCAGGGCGACCGCGAGGTCGTGGTCCACCGCAACGGCTCCGGCTACCTCGTGCTGTTCGAACGCGCCACCCTGCCCATGGCGACGCGTGTGGCATGGCGGCCGGACGGCGCCCTGGAGATCCACGGCCGCTACCTGGCCGCGGACCGGCTGACCGCCGAGGAGTACCGGGACGCACACCTGGTCGTGCGCTCCCGCGCACACGGCGCGGAACGCGGCGTCCCGCTCGAATGGGACGGCGACGAGTTCCGCTGCGTCCTGCTCCCCGCCGCCATGCGGACGCTGGCCGGGGACATCCCGCTGGCGGCCGGCCGCTGGGACTTCTTCCTGCGCCGCCAGGACCACTCGGCGGTCGCGCGCGAGGACCGCCTCGAAGACCTGACGGTGAAGATCGAGCAGGACCTCATCCCCGCGTTCCCACAGGACTACGAGGAGAACGAGCGCCGCTACGAACTGCAGGCCGAGGCCTGGGACCGGCTCTCCCTGCTGGTGCACTCGGCCATGCCCGACGACGCCCGCGGCCCCTACCGCCAGAAGCTGCTGCGCACCAGGGGCTACCCGGCCGCCCGCCGCCGGCCGGTGCGCCCGGCCGTCCTCTTCGACGCCTTCAAGGGCACCCAGTACTCCGACAGCCCGCGCGCCCTGCACGAGGAACTCGTGCGGCGCGGCGTCGACATCGAGCACCTGTGGGTCGTACGCGACGACCAGGTCCAGGTGCCGCCGACGGCGACACCCGTGCGCATGTGGTCCCCCGAGTGGTACGAGGCGCTGGCCACCAGCCGCTACGTCGTCGCCAACAACCACCTGCCCGACTGGTTCCAGAAGCGGGACGGGCAGGTCGTCGTCCAGACCTGGCACGGCACCCCGCTGAAGAAGATCGGCCACGACATCGAGGCCATCCACTTCGCCGACAAGCGCTACCTGGAACGGGTCGACAAGGAGGTGCGCAACTGGGACATGCTGGTCTCGCCCAACAGCTTCTCCACCCCGATCCTCAAGCGGGCCTTCGGCTTCCCCGGCGAGATGGTCGAGTGCGGCTACCCGCGCAACGACGTCCTGCGCCGCCCGGACATGGCCCACCGCGAGCAGGAGATCCGCCGGCGCATCGGCCTGTCGGAGGGCAAGCGGGTCGTGCTGTACGCGCCCACGTGGCGCGACGACCAGTTCTACGCCCCCGGCAAGTACAAGCTGGACTTCCGCATCGACCTGGCGGACGCCCGGGCCCGCCTCGGCGCCGACCACGTGCTGCTGGTGCGCCGCCACCCCAACGTGGTGGACCCGGTGCCGGGCGCCGGCGACGGCTTCGTCTTCGACGTCTCCGACTACCCGGACATGGCCGACCTGTCCCTGATCACCGACGTGATGATCACGGACTACTCGTCCCTGATGTTCGACTACGTCAACACCGGGCGCCCGATCCTGTTCTTCACCTACGACCTGGACCACTACCGCGACACACTGCGCGGCTTCTACTTCGACTTCGAGCACAGCGCACCCGGCCCCCTGGTGTACACCTCGCAGGACCTGGTGACGGCCATCGCCGACATCGACCGCATCCAGGACACCTACGCCGAGCGCTACCGCCGCTTCCAGCGCGACTTCTGCGACCTGGACGACGGGTACGCGTCCGCGCGGCTCGCCGACCGGATGCTCGTCGCGGGCGGCGACCTCGCGCCCGAGGACGCCATGGCCCCGCCCGTCGGCAGCGCCGACCCCCGGCACTCGGCGCGCTCGCTCACCCCGATCCGGTGGAACGCCCAGCACTGGTTCGCCCGGCCCGGCGCCGACCCGCTGGACGCGCTGCCGGCCCAGCCCGCCCTGGACGGCCGTACGACATACGAGGCGACTGCCGAGGACGGAACGTATGGAACGTACGGGACGGCGGCCGAGGGCCGGACACACCAGGACGTGATCGCGTGA
- a CDS encoding thiolase family protein codes for MPRTLRDVVFVDGVRTPFGKAGPKGIYHETRADDLVVKAIRELLRRNPGLDPKQIDEVAIAATTQIGDQGLTIGRTAGILAGLPQSVPGYSIDRMCAGALTAVTTTAGSIAFGAYDAVIAGGVEHMGRHPMGEGVDPNPRFVSEKLVDESALFMGMTAENLHDRYPQITKQRADEYAVRSQEKAAKAYANGKIQADLVPISVRRTNPEAGETGWGLVTADEPMRPGTTLENLAGLKTPFRVHGRVTAGNAAGLNDGATASIIASEDFAREHDLPVKMRLVSYAFAGVEPEVMGYGPIPATEKALAKAGLSIEDINLFEINEAFAVQVLAFLDHYGIADDDERVNQYGGAIAFGHPLASSGVRLMTQLARQFEEQPNVRYGLTTMCVGFGMGATVIWENPHFENAGGSK; via the coding sequence GTGCCTCGTACCCTCAGGGACGTCGTCTTCGTCGACGGCGTCCGCACCCCGTTCGGCAAGGCGGGCCCGAAGGGCATCTACCACGAGACCCGTGCCGACGACCTTGTCGTGAAGGCCATCCGGGAGCTGCTGCGCCGCAACCCCGGTCTCGACCCGAAGCAGATCGACGAGGTCGCCATCGCCGCGACCACGCAGATTGGCGACCAGGGCCTGACCATCGGCCGTACGGCGGGCATCCTCGCCGGACTCCCCCAGTCGGTGCCCGGCTACTCCATCGACCGCATGTGCGCCGGCGCCCTGACCGCCGTGACGACCACCGCCGGTTCGATCGCCTTCGGCGCCTACGACGCCGTCATCGCCGGTGGTGTCGAGCACATGGGCCGGCACCCGATGGGCGAGGGCGTGGACCCGAACCCGCGCTTCGTCAGCGAGAAGCTGGTCGACGAGTCCGCCCTGTTCATGGGCATGACCGCGGAGAACCTGCACGACCGGTACCCGCAGATCACCAAGCAGCGCGCCGACGAGTACGCCGTGCGCTCGCAGGAGAAGGCCGCCAAGGCGTACGCCAACGGCAAGATCCAGGCCGACCTGGTGCCGATCTCGGTACGCCGCACCAACCCGGAGGCCGGCGAGACCGGCTGGGGCCTGGTCACGGCCGACGAGCCGATGCGCCCGGGGACCACCCTGGAGAACCTGGCCGGCCTGAAGACCCCGTTCCGCGTCCACGGCCGGGTCACGGCCGGCAACGCGGCCGGTCTGAACGACGGTGCCACCGCCTCGATCATCGCCTCCGAGGACTTCGCCCGCGAGCACGACCTCCCGGTGAAGATGCGCCTGGTCTCCTACGCCTTCGCGGGCGTGGAGCCGGAGGTCATGGGCTACGGCCCGATCCCGGCCACGGAGAAGGCCCTCGCCAAGGCGGGCCTGTCCATCGAGGACATCAACCTCTTCGAGATCAACGAGGCCTTCGCCGTCCAGGTCCTGGCCTTCCTCGACCACTACGGCATCGCGGACGACGACGAGCGCGTCAACCAGTACGGCGGCGCCATCGCGTTCGGCCACCCGCTGGCCTCCTCCGGCGTGCGTCTGATGACGCAGCTGGCCCGCCAGTTCGAGGAGCAGCCGAACGTCCGCTACGGCCTGACCACCATGTGCGTCGGCTTCGGCATGGGCGCGACGGTCATCTGGGAGAACCCGCACTTCGAGAACGCCGGAGGCAGCAAGTGA
- a CDS encoding endonuclease/exonuclease/phosphatase family protein, with product MLPTTSRPVRAAAAALALLALAAAVALTQCAAGPARSTPSVRALTVATWNMCGVRQWHCEHTGDRDAKQRALKWLATTGGARVMLVQEACAGDMEAVREDLGRSWHTAFRAYTWRDGGGRIATVRCAGRGQGAAGHGILSAEPLSDVRSVPTQQPTVGVRRGVLCATVAAVDVRVCGAHLSPPGSDRAHSGWEFRDDQLRALVAAVPARRTVYGGDLNVGPPHERNPDAGVWPAAPYRTHRECDQATAAARTGRATHASGHKLDYLFTGLPKSRCQVRDTGASDHRALLIRVRTG from the coding sequence ATGCTTCCGACAACCTCCCGGCCGGTGCGGGCCGCGGCCGCCGCGCTCGCGCTGCTGGCGCTGGCCGCGGCCGTGGCGCTGACGCAGTGTGCCGCCGGGCCGGCCCGCTCCACCCCCTCGGTCCGGGCGCTGACGGTGGCGACGTGGAACATGTGCGGGGTGCGGCAGTGGCACTGCGAGCACACCGGCGACCGCGACGCGAAGCAGCGCGCGCTGAAGTGGCTCGCCACCACCGGCGGGGCTCGGGTGATGCTCGTACAGGAAGCGTGCGCCGGCGATATGGAGGCGGTGCGCGAGGACCTCGGCCGGTCCTGGCACACCGCGTTCCGGGCCTACACCTGGCGCGACGGCGGCGGACGCATCGCGACCGTGCGCTGCGCCGGGCGCGGGCAGGGCGCGGCCGGTCACGGCATCCTGTCGGCCGAGCCGCTGTCGGACGTGCGGTCGGTGCCCACGCAGCAGCCCACCGTCGGGGTGCGGCGCGGCGTCCTGTGCGCGACGGTCGCGGCAGTCGACGTACGGGTGTGCGGCGCGCATCTGAGTCCGCCGGGCAGCGACCGGGCGCACTCCGGCTGGGAGTTCCGCGACGACCAGCTCAGGGCGCTGGTGGCCGCGGTGCCCGCGCGGCGCACGGTCTACGGCGGTGACCTGAACGTCGGTCCGCCCCATGAGCGCAATCCCGACGCGGGGGTGTGGCCCGCCGCCCCCTACCGCACCCACCGGGAGTGCGACCAGGCGACGGCCGCCGCCCGTACGGGCCGGGCGACGCATGCCTCCGGCCACAAGCTGGACTATCTGTTCACCGGGCTGCCCAAGTCCCGCTGCCAGGTGCGCGACACCGGCGCCTCGGACCACCGGGCCCTGCTGATCCGGGTGCGCACCGGCTGA
- a CDS encoding NAD(P)-dependent oxidoreductase gives MSDKLTVSVLGTGIMGAAMARNLVRSGHTVRVWNRTRAKAEPLAADGASVVATPAEAVEGADVVLTMLYDGPATLDVMREAAPGLRSGAVWMQSTTAGVDFIADLAAFARDHGLVFYDAPVLGTRQPAEAGQLTVLAAGPVEGRGTVTPVFDAVGARTVWTGEDGGAGTATRLKLVANSWVLAVTNAAGEVLALSKALDVDPGRFFEVIDGGPLDMGYLRAKTGLVLNGGLSPAAFAVTTAAKDARLIVAAGRRHGARLDVAEASAERFERAAAQGHGDEDMAAAYFASFEEGKSGE, from the coding sequence ATGTCCGACAAGCTCACCGTGAGCGTCCTGGGCACCGGCATCATGGGCGCCGCGATGGCCCGCAACCTGGTCAGGTCCGGACACACCGTCCGCGTCTGGAACCGCACCCGGGCCAAGGCCGAGCCCCTGGCCGCCGACGGGGCGTCCGTCGTCGCGACCCCCGCCGAGGCGGTCGAGGGCGCCGACGTCGTCCTGACCATGCTGTACGACGGCCCCGCGACGCTGGACGTCATGCGTGAGGCGGCGCCCGGGCTGCGCTCCGGTGCCGTGTGGATGCAGTCGACGACGGCCGGCGTCGACTTCATCGCCGACCTGGCCGCCTTCGCCCGCGACCACGGCCTGGTCTTCTACGACGCCCCGGTGCTCGGCACCCGCCAGCCCGCCGAGGCCGGTCAGCTCACCGTGCTGGCGGCGGGGCCGGTCGAAGGGCGCGGGACGGTGACTCCCGTGTTCGACGCCGTCGGCGCCCGTACGGTGTGGACCGGCGAGGACGGCGGGGCGGGCACCGCGACCCGGCTGAAGCTGGTCGCCAACAGCTGGGTGCTCGCGGTGACCAACGCGGCCGGGGAGGTGCTGGCGCTGTCCAAGGCCCTCGACGTCGATCCGGGGCGGTTCTTCGAGGTGATCGACGGCGGCCCGCTCGACATGGGGTATCTGCGGGCCAAGACCGGGCTGGTGCTGAACGGCGGGCTGTCGCCGGCCGCGTTCGCGGTGACCACGGCCGCGAAGGACGCGCGGCTCATCGTGGCGGCGGGACGGCGGCACGGCGCCCGTCTGGACGTGGCCGAGGCGAGCGCTGAGCGCTTCGAGCGGGCGGCCGCGCAGGGGCACGGGGACGAGGACATGGCGGCGGCGTACTTCGCCAGCTTCGAGGAGGGGAAGTCCGGGGAGTGA
- a CDS encoding PIN domain-containing protein, whose translation MNDDVPLLVIVDAANVVGSVPDGWWRDRRGAAERLRDRLATDGVPGRAGPVEIVLVVEGAARGVETVPGVRVESAAGSGDDHMVELVARAGGRPCLVVTADRELRGRVTELGAQVAGPRTVRP comes from the coding sequence ATGAACGATGACGTCCCCCTGCTCGTGATCGTCGACGCCGCGAACGTCGTCGGGTCGGTGCCCGACGGGTGGTGGCGCGACCGGCGGGGGGCCGCCGAGCGGCTGCGGGACCGGCTGGCGACGGACGGGGTGCCGGGGCGTGCCGGGCCGGTGGAGATCGTGCTCGTGGTGGAGGGCGCCGCCCGGGGTGTCGAGACGGTGCCGGGGGTGCGGGTGGAGTCCGCCGCCGGCAGCGGCGACGACCACATGGTCGAGCTCGTCGCGCGGGCCGGTGGTCGGCCCTGTCTGGTGGTGACGGCGGATCGGGAACTGCGCGGGCGGGTCACGGAGCTGGGCGCACAGGTGGCGGGGCCGCGCACGGTACGGCCGTGA
- a CDS encoding 3-hydroxyacyl-CoA dehydrogenase NAD-binding domain-containing protein: MSTTAELLKGAAELFPDEVVTSAHVRHLDLPSGAGRFALITLDNGFDHTKPTTFGPASLANLNTAIDQVEAEAAAGDIVGVGITGKPFIFAVGADLKGVELLKEHEDALAIGKGGHEVFKRLAALAVPTFAYYNGAAMGGGVEVGLHCKYRTVSKALPAFSLPEVFLGLVPGWGGCTLLPNLIGADKAVSVIIENSLNQNKQLKGQQVYDLGIADAIFEGADFLEQSLIWTAGVLKGDIEVERPVIDRGEAWDQAVAKGRFIADGKVHGAAPAAYRALDIVAAAKNGDLQQGYDAEDKALADLIMGGELRAGIYAFNLVQKRGKRPAGAPDKNLARPVTKVGVVGAGLMASQLALLFLRRLEVPVVLTDIDQERVDKGVGYVHAEIDKLLGKGRINQDKANRLKALVTGVLDKAEGFADADFVIEAVFEEIGVKQQVFAEVEAVAPAHAIFATNTSSLSVSEMASKLKHPERVVGFHFFNPVAVLPLLEIVRGEQTDDASLATAFAVAKKLKKTAVLTKDAPAFVVNRILTRFMGEIQNVIDEGTPVEVAEKAVEPLGLPMSPLVLLELVGPAIGLHVSETLNRAFPDRFKVSPNLAAVVKAGKRGFYVYDSGKPELDPEVAALLKQGDVVLTEEQVRDRVLDAVAQEIGLMLDEGVVAEAQDIDLCLITGAGWPFHLGGITPYLDREGVSERVNGKKFLAPGVASVPA, encoded by the coding sequence GTGAGCACCACCGCTGAGCTTTTGAAGGGTGCGGCCGAGCTGTTCCCCGACGAGGTCGTGACGTCCGCGCACGTACGCCACCTCGACCTGCCGTCCGGCGCCGGGCGCTTCGCCCTGATCACGCTGGACAACGGCTTCGACCACACCAAGCCGACCACCTTCGGCCCGGCCTCGCTGGCGAACCTCAACACCGCGATCGACCAGGTCGAGGCGGAGGCCGCGGCGGGCGACATCGTCGGCGTCGGCATCACCGGCAAGCCGTTCATCTTCGCCGTCGGCGCCGACCTCAAGGGCGTCGAGCTGCTGAAGGAGCACGAGGACGCGCTGGCCATCGGCAAGGGCGGCCACGAGGTCTTCAAGCGCCTCGCGGCCCTCGCGGTGCCGACCTTCGCGTACTACAACGGCGCCGCGATGGGCGGCGGCGTCGAGGTCGGTCTGCACTGCAAGTACCGGACCGTCTCCAAGGCGCTCCCGGCCTTCTCCCTCCCCGAGGTGTTCCTGGGCCTGGTCCCAGGCTGGGGCGGCTGCACGCTGCTGCCGAACCTGATCGGCGCCGACAAGGCCGTCTCGGTGATCATCGAGAACAGCCTCAACCAGAACAAGCAGCTCAAGGGCCAGCAGGTCTACGACCTGGGCATCGCCGACGCCATCTTCGAGGGCGCCGACTTCCTCGAGCAGTCGCTGATCTGGACGGCGGGCGTCCTCAAGGGCGACATCGAGGTCGAGCGTCCGGTGATCGACCGTGGTGAGGCCTGGGACCAGGCCGTCGCCAAGGGCCGCTTCATCGCCGACGGCAAGGTGCACGGCGCGGCCCCCGCCGCCTACCGTGCGCTGGACATCGTCGCCGCCGCCAAGAACGGTGACCTGCAGCAGGGTTACGACGCCGAGGACAAGGCCCTCGCCGACCTGATCATGGGCGGCGAGCTGCGGGCCGGCATCTACGCCTTCAACCTGGTGCAGAAGCGCGGCAAGCGCCCGGCCGGTGCCCCGGACAAGAACCTGGCGCGTCCGGTCACCAAGGTGGGCGTGGTCGGCGCGGGCCTGATGGCCTCGCAGCTGGCGCTGCTCTTCCTGCGCCGCCTGGAGGTGCCGGTCGTGCTGACCGACATCGACCAGGAGCGCGTCGACAAGGGTGTGGGCTACGTCCACGCCGAGATCGACAAGCTGCTCGGCAAGGGCCGTATCAACCAGGACAAGGCCAACCGCCTCAAGGCCCTGGTCACCGGTGTGCTGGACAAGGCCGAGGGCTTCGCGGACGCCGACTTCGTCATCGAGGCCGTCTTCGAGGAGATCGGCGTCAAGCAGCAGGTGTTCGCGGAGGTCGAGGCGGTCGCCCCGGCGCACGCGATCTTCGCCACCAACACCTCTTCGCTGTCGGTCTCCGAGATGGCGTCGAAGCTGAAGCACCCCGAGCGGGTCGTCGGCTTCCACTTCTTCAACCCGGTCGCGGTGCTGCCGCTGCTGGAGATCGTCCGCGGCGAGCAGACGGACGACGCCTCGCTGGCGACCGCTTTCGCGGTGGCCAAGAAGCTGAAGAAGACCGCGGTCCTCACCAAGGACGCCCCGGCGTTCGTCGTGAACCGCATCCTCACCCGCTTCATGGGCGAGATCCAGAACGTCATCGACGAGGGCACCCCGGTCGAGGTCGCCGAGAAGGCCGTCGAGCCGCTGGGCCTGCCGATGTCCCCGCTGGTGCTGCTTGAGCTGGTCGGCCCGGCGATCGGCCTGCACGTCTCGGAGACCCTCAACCGGGCCTTCCCGGACCGCTTCAAGGTCTCCCCGAACCTCGCGGCCGTCGTCAAGGCGGGCAAGCGCGGCTTCTACGTCTACGACTCCGGCAAGCCGGAGCTGGACCCGGAGGTCGCCGCGCTGCTGAAGCAGGGCGACGTGGTCCTCACCGAGGAGCAGGTCCGCGACCGGGTCCTGGACGCGGTGGCGCAGGAGATCGGGCTCATGCTCGACGAGGGCGTCGTCGCCGAGGCCCAGGACATCGACCTCTGCCTGATCACGGGCGCCGGCTGGCCCTTCCACCTGGGCGGCATCACGCCGTACCTGGACCGCGAGGGCGTCTCGGAGCGCGTGAACGGCAAGAAGTTCCTGGCCCCGGGCGTGGCGTCGGTTCCCGCGTAA
- a CDS encoding LCP family protein, protein MTHSATTESRRARRAAPSDGRRKSPRGKRRWGRIVLLTLLVLLLAAGGTGYWLYSSLDGNIKGVDLDQAIGDNRPEKLPTSGQNILVLGSDSRAGANAALDTGRVAGARSDTALVMHIPEGRTRAVAVSIPRDTLVTRPACTKADGTEAKSAERVMFNSIYSQIGPACVVKTVEQMSGVRMDHYVEIDFAGFQGLVDAIGGVTVTVEQDIHDSSSGLNLAAGTHRLDGTQSLQFVRTRHGVGDGSDLGRIGLQQQFMVALLTEIKKQDLLGSPTKTYKIADELTTALTTDSDLASLTKLADFGRSLNGVDPSTMETIMLPVAYDKVDPNRVVAAEPQATQLWKAIRSDSAIPESAKKSPATGG, encoded by the coding sequence ATGACGCACAGCGCCACCACCGAGTCCCGCCGTGCCCGCCGGGCCGCCCCGAGCGATGGAAGGCGCAAGTCCCCGCGCGGCAAGAGACGTTGGGGACGCATCGTGCTGCTGACGCTCCTGGTCCTGCTGCTGGCCGCGGGCGGTACCGGCTACTGGCTCTACAGCAGCCTCGACGGCAACATCAAGGGCGTCGACCTCGACCAGGCCATCGGCGACAACCGGCCCGAGAAACTGCCCACCTCCGGACAGAACATCCTGGTCCTCGGCTCGGACTCACGCGCCGGCGCCAACGCCGCGCTGGACACCGGCCGCGTCGCCGGCGCGCGCTCCGACACCGCGCTGGTGATGCACATCCCCGAGGGCCGCACCCGTGCCGTCGCCGTCAGCATCCCGCGCGACACCCTGGTCACCCGGCCCGCGTGTACGAAGGCGGACGGCACCGAGGCGAAGTCGGCCGAGCGTGTGATGTTCAACTCCATCTACTCGCAGATCGGCCCGGCCTGTGTGGTCAAGACCGTGGAGCAGATGTCCGGGGTGCGCATGGACCACTATGTGGAGATCGACTTCGCCGGATTCCAGGGGCTGGTCGACGCGATCGGCGGCGTGACCGTCACCGTCGAGCAGGACATCCACGACTCCTCCAGCGGCCTGAACCTCGCCGCCGGCACCCACCGGCTCGACGGCACCCAGTCCCTGCAGTTCGTGCGCACCCGGCACGGCGTCGGGGACGGCAGCGACCTCGGGCGCATCGGCCTCCAGCAGCAGTTCATGGTGGCCCTGCTCACCGAGATCAAGAAGCAGGACCTGCTGGGCAGCCCCACCAAGACCTACAAGATCGCCGACGAGCTCACCACCGCCCTCACCACCGACTCCGACCTCGCCTCGCTCACCAAGCTTGCGGACTTCGGCCGCAGCCTGAACGGGGTCGACCCGTCCACCATGGAGACGATCATGCTGCCGGTGGCGTACGACAAGGTGGATCCCAACCGGGTGGTGGCCGCCGAGCCGCAGGCGACCCAGCTCTGGAAGGCGATCCGCTCGGACTCCGCGATCCCCGAGTCCGCGAAGAAGTCGCCCGCGACGGGCGGTTAA